GTGGTCGGTACCGTTTAGTGGTGGTGTTGCAGGCCGGTACGTGGTCGGTACCGTTTAGTGGTGGTGTCGCAGGCCGGTACGTGGTCGGTACCGTTTAGTGGTGGTGTCGCAGGCCGGTACGTGGTCGGTACCGTTTAGTGGTGGTGTCGCAGGCCGGTACGTGGTCGGTACCGTTTAGTGGTGGTGTCGCAGGCCGGTACGTGGTCGGTACCGTTTAGTGGTGGTGTCGCAGGCCGGTACGTGGTCGGTACCGTTTAGTGGTGGTGTCGCAGGCCGGTACGTGGTCGGTACCGTTTAGTGGTGGTGTCGCAGGCCGGTACGTGGTCGGTACCGTTTAGTGGTGGTGTCGCAGGCCGGTACGTGGTCGGTACCGTTTAGTGGTGGTGTCGCAGGCCGGTACGTGGTCGGTACCGTTTAGTGGTGGTGTCGCAGGCCGGTACGTGGTTGGTACCGTTTAGTGGTGGTGTCGCAGGCCGGTACGTGGTCGGTACCGTTTAGTGGTGGTGTCGCAGGCCGGTACGTGGTCGGTACCGTTTAGTGGTGGTGTTGCAGGCCGGTACGTGGTTGGTACCGTTTAGTGGTGGTGTTGCAGGCCGGTACGTGGTCGGTAGCGTTTAGTGGTGGTGTCGCAGGCCGGTACGTGGTCGGTACCGTTTAGTGGTGGTGTCGCAGGCCGGTACGTGGTCGGTACCGTTTAGTGGTGGTGTTGCAGGCCGGTACGTGGTCGGTACTGTTCAGTGGTGGTGTTACAGGCCGGTACATCATGGGTTAGAAGAGACTTTATCCGCGGTACTTCCGTTACGTTGTCAGGTGGGTATCCCTGACATACCAGTCTGTTGTAGCAGATCCCCGCCAgttcaggctaagctaactgctagccacgCAGACCCACAGGCGTCccggctggcgttggttctctggACGGTGCAGTTTCTCGACTGTGTTGCAGTGGGTGGACCGTGTTGTCGGCTGTTTTTGTTGTGGGTTTGTCCTCTCtgttttttgtatatttttggtggtgttgtttgtggaggtttatggatgtgtgtgtttttgtgttgcactgttgtgggctgggaaaCGGAATTGCGTTTCTTTGTGTATGTAGCCGTACATAACATGAAATGACCAATGAATCATCCCTGATCCTGATTCCCAGCTCTGAGCTGCCTCAGTTCTCGGACTTCcagaacactgtgtgtgtgtgtgtgtgtgtgtgtgtgtgtgtgtgtgtgtgtgtgtgtgtgtgtgtgtgtgtgtgtgtgtgtgtgtgtgtgtgtgtgtgtgtgtgtgtgtagcgtctCCTTGCTCACGTTTCCCTGGAGTCTGTGTAGTGCTCATGCCTACTAAATACATCCTACATCTTCTGTGCTTGTATTCTGTTGAGGCACGTTTCTTGAACGTGTGAATTTACATGGCTAACGCCAGGGCCCAAAGCAACTTCTCATTCTCCATTATGTTCCTCTCGGTATCAAACCAGCAGAACCGAATGAACACTCCACGGGAACACCGACAGCAGCCTCGTGAGACGTCACTGACAGGAAGAGCATGACAAGGCGACAGGACAAGCAGAGCTCGCAGATCAGCAGACGGTCCAGAGTGGGTTCAGATTACCAGGGGCACGTCTTCTGCCTCCGGAGACGGAAGCACCAGGTGAGCCCTCCCTCGATTTAACCATCAATACGTCAACCTGTCTGTGGATGATGGGACAGCGACTGACAGGGCCGTGAAAGGTTTTGGAGGGAATTAGattgttttttttagattttctgCTGAAGTGACCTTATATTGAGGGAGTCTTTCGGGTGTTTGAAAGCCTGATGTGTGTTCAGGCTCGGGTCGTTTTGCTGTTTGAGTTCCCAGCAGTGCgacctccacatgtatcacataCACCTGCGCTTTGAGCCCATGATTCACCTACAGTATGTTctatggtgaaatgagagagccGGTAGTACAGATACTACACTACACACTCCGCAGACACACTGAGGAGGTGACAGGAGGTCTTCTGGGATGAGCTGCATGCTGCAGGAGTCACAGGAGGTCTTCTGGGGTTGGCTGCATGCTGCAGGAGTCACAGGAGGTCTTCTGGGATGAGCTGCATGCTGCAGGAGTCACAGGAGGTCTTCTGGGATTGGCTGCATGCTGCAGGAGTCACAGGAGGTCTTCTGGGATTGGCTGCATGCTGCAGGAGTCACAGGAGGTCTTCTGGGATTGGCTGCATGCTGCAGGAGTCACAGGAGGTCTTCTGGGATGAGCTGCATGCTGCAGGAGTCACAGGAGGTCTTCTGGGATGAGCTGCATGCTGCAGGAGTCACAGGAGGTCTTCTGGGATGAGCTGCATGCTGCAGGAGTCACAGGAGGTCTTCTGGGATTGGCTGCATGCTGCAGGAGTCACAGGAGGTCTTCTGGGATGAGCTGCATGCTGCAGGAGTCACAGGAGGTCTTCTGGGATTGGCTGCATGCTGCAGGAGTCACAGGAGGTCTTCTGAGATGAGCTGCATGCTGCAGGAGTCACAGGAGGTCTTCTGGGATTGGCTGCCTGCTGCAGGACTTAAgattcagcagctgtgactctcGAGGTACACATTGTTGAATCTGATGTTTGTGTTGAAAGGGGGACCGGACGACAACAGATCCACGTTCTAGTCTGCCTGTGCTACCTACAGCGTCTCCCCGGTGTGGTGAAGGACGTGGGTTTGGGTGGGTTGTGTGTTGTTAGCAGATGACTTTGTCAGACTCCATCTGGCTGCTCTGACCTGGAAATCAAATGCATATCTCATATGTGAGCAAGCAAAACAACAGATCCCCCGTTACTCCCCGGGGCTCCGGAACCTCACAAATAACCTTGTTCTCTGCTCTCGCATCCGGAACGTCTGTTTTCCGAGCAGCACATGAATGAGCATGCTGGGATTCAGCACATGGAAAACACCCCACATGGAACATGAGAACAAGGCAAgagtccacagaaccagaatcatggAATTAAAAGAACTAGAGAACTATCCAGTTATATCAGAGCAGCTCAGTGGTTTGTGGAACCAGGCCAGCCAGATGGACACGGGTATCCCAGGTGTCCCAGGTGTCCCAGGTATCCCGGGTATCCCAGGTATCCCGGGTATCCCAGCTATCCCGGCTATCCCGGGTATCCCAGCTATCCCAGGTATCCCGGGTATCCCAGGTATCCCGGGTATCCCAGGTCATCTCCTATGacctccacagagaggacgacctgTTTCATCCTGTGCTTCATTGCAGCTCATCTAAGGACTCAATCTTACAGAACTGCCTTTCCCCCCTACTTTTGGATTTTCAGGCCCGGTTACTACATACCTTCCAACACGGCCCATTTACGATTATGCAAATTATTCATCTTGCCTGTCCATAACCCACCGCCGGGGACGCTTTACTGGTTACTGCTGGTTGATTCACCTTTGGGACCCAGAAAACTGTGAACCAGCAATTCCCTTGTGGTAATTACTAGTAATTAGCACGATGCAGCTGAACAAGATGTTAAATGACCTTGACATCCCTCCATCATTTAACGAGGGCCCCAGTTAAAGAAGACAACGACACGTGTCTGGTCTGGTCAGCTGCTGGCCTCTGACAGGCAGGGGTTTGGGAAAGGGCCGTCACTCTTTCAGCTCGGCTTTAAATTGCTCCGGACCacagacaagtaaaaaaaaaagaaagagaaatgaCATTCAGTAGAAAATGAAGGTAGGACTTGGGGTGTTTAAAAAACTCCATAGATTGTTTAATACAACATACCATATTTTCAACAATTCAACATCAACAAAATtgtgttaatttaaaaaaaatctgcataTTACCTTTATTGCACAGAACAATTTGAATTAATTTTTCcatagatttctttttttttttgttaatatttGTTTTGTAAAAAGTTGGCATGGACTAAATGGTTGACGTAGTCCAGtttcaaaataataaaaaaaaaattaaaaaaaagaaggaacaagaaaaaagaaactgaAAAATCCGGGCAGCATCCGGTACATGAGTCACACTTTGAACGAAGAGAGCATTCATAATCAgcaggggggggcgggggggggcacgaccaccaccgtgtgtgtgtgtgtgtggtgtgtgtgtgtgtgtttcctttatGCAGAAACGGATTACATCAACGCTGCATCAGATCACTCCATGGCTGAAAACCATCTGTGTCACTCCAACATCTGCAGGTCCAGTCTCTTCTTGCAGCCCATTACTGAAACGCTGTCTGTAACGTCCTCCTCCGTATACTATAGAGCGGCCTTTATCCCCGTGCACGTGTACGAGGCCCCGGCTGTTCACCGTGCATGCTCCGAAACCATGAAGGCCGGGACTTCCTGTTTGTCATGCAGGAACAGTCCGCGAGCGAATCACGCAGCTGTTCCTTTTGGCCCCCTGACAAACATCCCCCGCTCTGATAGGGGTGGGACTCATCCCTGTGAAGAATCCTCAGAAGGTCACATTTCCATGACTCTGATTGGGGAGGTGGGACCAacaaactgctgatttcagtACAGCAACCTAACTTAACAAAATAATCACAGAAGAAAGAACTATTGGACAGGTTGAGGAgcacattgtttaaaaaaaaaaaaccttgcgaACCAAATCTTTTATTCCCCACAGTTACATTAAGCACAAAATAATACCATTACATAAGATTGGATAAAATGCTGTTTAAAGGCCAAGGGATAAGCAGATAAGTGATATGAAAGTACCCGTGCCATGCTCTGGTTGACATCTGAACCTCTGGATTGATCCTCCATCTACTGAATTACTGGCACACGGCATCCCATCCATGGCCACATGTGATGGGTATCTATGATGAGCCTCCTGGAATCATGGAATAAATAACAGTGATAACTCAATCGGTAACTGAGAGGATACCAGGCTCAACGAGGCTTTGGGAAGGCTTTTTTCTCGTACTTTAGTTTGATAGCAAGACTCACATCTCATGTGTACTTTCTGGCTCTTGAAAGCAGCTTTTGTAATCTCTCACTAAAAATGATAATAGACTGGGACCATTTAAGACACAATAGGTAAAGAGAATAATCGAACATAACGACACTAGCTGTTTGGTATTGGCCATTGTTAGGGTAGAATTCAGATCCAGTTTCTGCTGCAAAAAAGTGGTCTTGATATGTTGCTTGTCTTGAGATGACCTCTGAGGAACATTCTTGAGATGACCTCTGAAGAAAATGTATTGCTTTTGAACAGCCAAGGGTCATGAACGTTCTTCAGAAGAACGTTTGTGACATATAAGCAAAACATTTTCTGcattatttatttttaaagtcAACCTACATAAGCAGTTTTAAGATTCACGCAGTGTTTTGACTGACCATGAATATGCATATTTGTCGCTGTGACTTCATTCCGTTAGTATCTCGATCACCGATAGCTCTGTAATTTCATCATTCCAACTGTACCATGTCAAGGATTCTCTGCTTATAGTTggcaaattatattttaactcacAATGCTCAGCAAGGTGTTATGACAAAGATGTATGACATTCTCTGGATCACATCTAGTCGTTTTAAGAGCAAAAACGAAAAAAGCCATAACTTACATGTAGCACATACAGAGTACAGATTTATAACACTGATGTCTCAATTAATGTTATACATGACATTCACCATGTATGAAGAAACTACAAACATTACGGAAATGTGCTCAACAACCCATACAAACAACCTTCTTTCTCTCGCAACGCGTTCTGATCAACTAAAATACAGACCGATAAACAGCAGTGGTCAAAACATAATCTGCCTCTTGCATTCTCGCTATTCAAAGTGTTCAGCTCTATTCTAATATCAGTTTCCCCCAGTAAAAATCCACAGGAACATGAATCGCTTATGATGAAACTGCCTTTCAAACGACGCCCCCACAGAAACCACCCATGAATGCTTGTGACCTCTGCTGAGGTTTCACTCCTCTCGCTTTTAAAAGCCAATAACTGCCCTCCTCTCCAGCGTTTCAgtcaggaaaaacaaaacagattactCTATGTTAACAGATCAGGATCCACAGGTTTGTCATTATTTTCTCCATTTGTCTTTCACGTCAGCTCCAAGTCAATTAGCTCCATGTCTCCATTAAATCATTTTCATGTTAAACTTGCGAGGGGCTTCTGCTGTGCTGCTGCTGATACCAGCATCTGATTTCCTTGGCACGTACTCGATCTCGATGTTGTGCTTGGTGTTGCCTTTACCCCTGCTCCATAGAAAGAGCAGCACCAGGCAAAATAGGACGACGCCAAGGAAAGATATAAAGCCCATGGTGGTGGCGATGATTAAGGTCTTAATGTCGAAGGGGAAAGGAACATTAGCGCGCGTACCATTAGCACCAATTTCTGTGGGTTGGTTGGAGATGAATGCAAAACTCTTGTTGGGCTGGTTAGGCCAGTCCGGTGAGTAGCTGTGAATGTGCAGGTGGGCAAGTGAGGTGTCATTCCCACCTGCATTGCTAGCTATACAGACGTATGTACCGTTATCCTGAATCTGGGCATACCGGACCTCCAGTGTTCCATCTGGCAGAACAGAGAGCCTTCCGATGGTCTTGGTGGTGATGAATTTCTTCTGCGGGGACAGCCACATTATCACTGGGGCAGGATCCCCATCGGCCTGGCAGGTGAAGTGAACTATGGCTCCCTCGTCCACAAATTTCTGCTGCGCTTTGCGGTCCCTGATCCTGGACTTGCGACAGGTGAAGTAATTAGGCTGCAGAACATCTGGGAAGTCTTTGAACTCTTTGCCTTGGACAAACTCGGGGGATGCACATGTGGGCTGCTGCCTGTTGAAGTTGAGCCGCCAACGCCTTCGGAAAACCCACAGCAGCCGGCAGTCGCAGGCCAGCGGGTTGTTGTACAGAGCAAGGGTCTCCAGGTTGCCCACTGAGTGGAATGCAGACTCCTCCAAAGTGCTGAGAGAGTTCCCAGACACGTTGAGAATCTTCAGATAGTTTAAGCCGCGGAAGGAATAGGGCTCGATCATGACGAGCCGCCCTCCAACCAGGTGAAACTCCTGAAGTCGCAGCAGTTCATGGAGTTTATTCCCCTCAATAGTGTGGATAGGATTATAGGACAGATTAAGAAAACGCAAATACACCAAGTGCCTCAGAGCTACATAGGGAATTGTGGTCAGATTAGCATTTGCAATGGTCAGGGAGGTTAGATTTAATCCATACAAGCAGTTAGGGGTCATAGTATCCAAATATGGCCAATTGGCAATCTCCAACACTTTAAGCCGATAGAGCCTTTTGAAAGAGTAATCCCGAATGGCATTGATATTGAGGAAACGCAGCCTGAGCGTGATCAGGCTGTGGAGGTGTGTGAAAGCCTCTGTGGGCACCGAGGAGAGGTTGCACTTCTCCAGGCTCAGATGCTCCAGGCTACTCAGGCCATGAAAAGCCCGGTGGGAGATGAAAACCAGGTCATTGTCCCCCACCTCCAAAGACCGGAGGTTGTACAGGTCCTGGAACATGTAGTCCAACAGGATGACAATCTTGTTCTCACTTATATCCAGCTGTGTGAGATTGCTCAGACCCGTGAAGACGCCCAGCTGGATTAGTTTCAACTTGTTGCTACGCAGCCCCAATGTCCGCAAGCCATACAGGTTGTTGAAGGCCCCGGGTTCGATGGTGGAGATTGTGTTCTCGTTGAGCTCAAGCTCCTCCAGGTTGGGGAAATTGGCGAATTCGTCGGGGTTGATGGTTCTGATGCGGTTCTTGCTGAGGTCCAGCAGCCGTGTATCGGAGGGGATTCCCTCAGGGACGGTCATGAGCTTCTTGCGGTGGCACATGACGGAGCGTTCTGGGACATTGCATTCGCAGCGGGACGGGCAGCCTGTGGTGGAGCCAGACAGCACAGTGCCCAGCATCAGGATCAGGATGGGCTGCCAGCACGCCACCAGGTAGTTGTGCCCAGTCGCTTCCCCGGCTGCCATCTTATCGGTTACCTGGAGACacaaagaggaagaggggaaaaaCTGGTGAGATATACAATGGAAGTCACACCAGTGGTCCACGGATTTCTGAAGCGTCCTGAAATGTTTTTCCCCTCAACAAGAAGTTGATGTTTTCAGATTTTAAAGGGATTCAGCTGTTCTGGCTCCAACAATCagccaacacccccacacaactaTCACACAGGTTTAGCTGTAATGTACATTATTCCTTTGTCAATTTTATGTTTTTGACTTTGTTCATTGACTCAGTGTTTTGTCAACCACAGATAACATGGTGTAGATACCAAAATACTGcgctgtgtgtgttggtctctttgttgtaagtgtgtgtgtgtgtttgagtgtgtgttaaTATCCATATGAATTGTTAATGTGGGTCATGTGAACAATAGGCAATTGCTTTAAAATACTGCATGTGCTCTAACTTTTAAACGCATCATGTGAAATAGGCAGCTCTTCTGGTCGTAGTAGGAATGAATTTGTGCCATTTGACTTGCTCAACAATCCTAGTAAAACATCAAGCGACACTGTCGTTGTGTGACACAACAGTAGGGGAAGTGATTATTGTGCACCCTTCCTACAATATTCATGCCACAGAAAAGAAGATGACTGCAAGGGGGAGGGTCCTGGGAAATAAGAGATGAAGCGTGCTGGCAGATGTGAATTCTACTTTCCACCAAGCGCCTCAAAGGCCTTTCAGACGGGTGTGGCTGCTGTAACTGGACAGGACAGTGAGGGCAGCGGGAAACCGATGAGAACCTACATCAGCACGGTACTGGAATAACGATAAATATGTGTAAATGCTCTTCCCTGGTATCACCGGGTCAAAGCACCTGGATAAGATAGCCGGCATTGTGCCGTAGCTGGGCTACATCTGCTGCCGTGGTTACACCGATTCCACGGCCTCTCCCCACACTGGCTCGAGATACATCAGGCCACGCCGTCACCCTAATATGGAAGGATGATCTCTCAAAGGGGGCCAGTTACAAGTAGAATTATCCACATTTTTCAGAAGATAATCCAattcacactgtcacacacacgtATGCTGAGCACATCTGTTCCACGTACTGTTAGCATCAAGTCATtccttactcccccccccctcagcccAACCTCCTTCTGTTCCAGCCTGAATGTGCTGCGATGTAAAAACACAGCAGGGTGGTGGCGGTggtaatgtggtgtgtgtgtgtgtggggggggggcgggggggcatcaGGAGGGGGACGCAGTGAAAGACGGATGGTGGGGGTGTGATGTATGTGCTGTGGCTAACACTCTGCTCAGGCCATCTTTTACCATAAAACATGGTGCATGCAGGACGGGGGGACTGGGTACAGAGAGACACAGATACAGGAGAAAAACAAACCATATTTAATTCCGATGCCATCTGTTTTCACCATCCACCCCATCCATTAACGATATAATTAACAAATGGTTTGATCAACACCCAGCAGTCCGTGTGATGCAAAGAACCACAGCCACACCTTGTCTGTAGAGGCAGGATGCTGCCCTTTTGCCTAATGTTATCCTTGCCTCTACCATTTACACACAACGGGCCTCGTTCATCCGTCGTTCATACGCACACGTGTGCTCTTCCACACGCACGTGTGCTCTTTTAGCCCTCAAGCTTGTCTGTCAGAAGCGAAGCATGACGGTTATTTGTAGTTCCTTCTTGCTGCGTGCCGGGACACATCATGCCGcatgcgccgccgccgccgcatcgGTGGAGCGTCCAGAGCTCCGCACACGCCCTGTGGGCGTGTTCCGGGTCTGcgctcactggccaatcacagcCACGCTCCTTCACGCGCGTTCACATTCCAGGCTAGTGCAGCGTAGCGCGCAGCGGCGAGCTGGCCAACCAAAGCCACGCACAAGAAGCTGCCCAAAAGTAACGCAGGGGCCAAAAACGAGAGCGAACAGGGACG
The window above is part of the Lampris incognitus isolate fLamInc1 chromosome 6, fLamInc1.hap2, whole genome shotgun sequence genome. Proteins encoded here:
- the lingo1a gene encoding leucine-rich repeat and immunoglobulin-like domain-containing nogo receptor-interacting protein 1, translated to MAAGEATGHNYLVACWQPILILMLGTVLSGSTTGCPSRCECNVPERSVMCHRKKLMTVPEGIPSDTRLLDLSKNRIRTINPDEFANFPNLEELELNENTISTIEPGAFNNLYGLRTLGLRSNKLKLIQLGVFTGLSNLTQLDISENKIVILLDYMFQDLYNLRSLEVGDNDLVFISHRAFHGLSSLEHLSLEKCNLSSVPTEAFTHLHSLITLRLRFLNINAIRDYSFKRLYRLKVLEIANWPYLDTMTPNCLYGLNLTSLTIANANLTTIPYVALRHLVYLRFLNLSYNPIHTIEGNKLHELLRLQEFHLVGGRLVMIEPYSFRGLNYLKILNVSGNSLSTLEESAFHSVGNLETLALYNNPLACDCRLLWVFRRRWRLNFNRQQPTCASPEFVQGKEFKDFPDVLQPNYFTCRKSRIRDRKAQQKFVDEGAIVHFTCQADGDPAPVIMWLSPQKKFITTKTIGRLSVLPDGTLEVRYAQIQDNGTYVCIASNAGGNDTSLAHLHIHSYSPDWPNQPNKSFAFISNQPTEIGANGTRANVPFPFDIKTLIIATTMGFISFLGVVLFCLVLLFLWSRGKGNTKHNIEIEYVPRKSDAGISSSTAEAPRKFNMKMI